One Solanum lycopersicum chromosome 4, SLM_r2.1 DNA window includes the following coding sequences:
- the SBT1 gene encoding subtilisin-like serine protease 1 precursor, whose amino-acid sequence MERLRLMFLLILMVVLFHVFVDARQNQKKTYIIHMDKFNMPADFDDHTQWYDSSLKSVSKSANMLYTYNSVIHGYSTQLTADEAKALAQQPGILLVHEEVIYELHTTRSPTFLGLEGRESRSFFPQTEARSEVIIGVLDTGVWPESKSFDDTGLGPVPASWKGKCQTGKNFDASSCNRKLIGARFFSQGYEAAFGAIDETIESKSPRDDEGHGTHTATTAAGSVVTGASLLGYATGTARGMASHARVAAYKVCWTGGCFSSDILAGMDQAVIDGVNVLSLSLGGTISDYHRDIVAIGAFSAASQGIFVSCSAGNGGPSSGTLSNVAPWITTVGAGTMDREFPAYIGIGNGKKLNGVSLYSGKALPSSVMPLVYAGNVSQSSNGNLCTSGSLIPEKVAGKIVVCDRGMNARAQKGLVVKDAGGIGMILANTDTYGDELVADAHLIPTAAVGQTAGNLIKQYIASNSNPTATIAFGGTKLGVQPSPVVAAFSSRGPNPITPDVLKPDLIAPGVNILAGWTGKVGPTGLQEDTRNVGFNIISGTSMSCPHVSGLAALLKAAHPEWSPAAIRSALMTTSYSTYKNGKTIEDVATGMSSTPFDYGAGHVNPTAAVSPGLVYDLTVDDYINFLCALDYSPSMIKVIAKRDISCDENKEYRVADLNYPSFSIPMETAWGEHADSSTPTVTRYTRTLTNVGNPATYKASVSSETQDVKILVEPQTLTFSRKNEKKTYTVTFTATSKPSGTTSFARLEWSDGQHVVASPIAFSWT is encoded by the coding sequence ATGGAAAGACTCAGGCTCATGTTTCTTTTAATACTAATGGTAGTGTTGTTTCATGTGTTTGTTGATGCAAGACAGAACCAGAAGAAGACTTATATAATTCACATGGACAAGTTCAACATGCCTGCTGATTTTGATGATCATACTCAGTGGTATGACTCATCATTGAAGTCAGTATCCAAGAGCGCCAACATGCTTTACACCTACAACAGTGTCATCCATGGCTACTCAACACAGCTAACAGCTGATGAAGCCAAAGCACTTGCACAGCAACCGGGAATTCTCTTGGTCCACGAGGAAGTGATATACGAGCTTCACACCACTCGATCCCCTACGTTTCTGGGACTTGAAGGACGTGAAAGTAGATCATTCTTTCCTCAGACTGAAGCAAGGAGTGAGGTCATTATTGGTGTGCTGGACACAGGTGTTTGGCCTGAATCAAAAAGTTTTGATGACACTGGACTAGGTCCAGTCCCTGCGAGCTGGAAGGGTAAGTGTCAAACTGGCAAGAACTTCGACGCATCAAGCTGTAATCGGAAACTTATTGGTGCGAGGTTTTTCTCACAAGGTTATGAAGCAGCTTTTGGGGCAATCGATGAGACCATTGAATCCAAGTCACCAAGGGACGATGAAGGCCATGGCACACACACTGCAACTACAGCAGCTGGCTCGGTTGTAACCGGAGCTAGCCTCTTGGGTTATGCAACTGGTACAGCACGTGGGATGGCTTCACACGCAAGGGTGGCAGCGTACAAGGTATGTTGGACCGGAGGATGTTTTAGCAGCGACATACTGGCAGGGATGGACCAGGCTGTCATAGATGGTGTAAATGTGCTCTCACTGTCCCTTGGTGGCACAATTTCTGATTATCATAGGGACATAGTTGCAATCGGAGCATTTTCTGCAGCATCTCAAGGGATCTTTGTCTCATGCTCAGCGGGGAATGGTGGTCCAAGCTCTGGGACGCTATCCAACGTTGCACCATGGATAACTACTGTAGGTGCTGGAACCATGGACCGTGAATTTCCAGCATACATTGGCATTGGAAATGGGAAAAAACTCAATGGAGTATCACTTTACAGTGGAAAGGCATTGCCTAGTTCTGTGATGCCACTGGTGTATGCTGGAAATGTCAGCCAATCATCTAATGGAAATTTATGCACCAGTGGTAGTCTAATTCCAGAAAAAGTTGCTGGAAAAATTGTCGTCTGTGACCGGGGGATGAATGCAAGGGCACAAAAGGGTTTGGTTGTGAAGGATGCTGGTGGAATAGGGATGATTCTGGCAAACACAGACACTTACGGAGATGAGTTGGTTGCTGATGCACACCTCATACCTACAGCTGCAGTTGGTCAAACTGCGGGCAACTTGATCAAGCAGTACATAGCTTCTAACAGCAATCCAACTGCCACAATTGCATTTGGAGGAACCAAGTTGGGTGTTCAACCATCGCCAGTTGTTGCAGCTTTTAGTTCCAGAGGGCCAAACCCAATCACACCAGATGTACTCAAACCTGATTTGATAGCACCAGGTGTCAATATTCTTGCTGGCTGGACAGGGAAAGTTGGACCAACTGGCTTGCAAGAAGACACCAGGAATGTAGGCTTCAACATCATCTCTGGAACTTCCATGTCATGTCCCCATGTAAGTGGGCTAGCAGCACTACTCAAAGCTGCCCATCCAGAATGGAGTCCAGCAGCTATAAGGTCAGCACTGATGACTACAAGTTATAGCACATACAAAAACGGAAAAACAATCGAGGATGTTGCAACAGGAATGTCATCTACACCATTTGATTATGGTGCTGGACATGTGAATCCAACAGCAGCTGTCAGTCCTGGTTTAGTGTATGATCTAACAGTTGATGACTATATAAACTTTCTATGTGCCTTGGACTACAGCCCGAGTATGATCAAGGTCATTGCAAAAAGAGACATCTCCTGTGACGAAAATAAGGAGTATAGAGTTGCTGATCTTAATTACCCATCTTTTTCCATTCCTATGGAAACGGCCTGGGGTGAACATGCAGATAGTAGTACCCCCACCGTGACCAGATACACAAGGACTCTAACAAATGTGGGAAACCCAGCTACATACAAGGCCTCAGTCTCTTCTGAAACACAGGACGTGAAGATTCTGGTTGAGCCACAAACACTTACTTTCAGCCGAAAGAACGAAAAGAAAACCTACACTGTGACATTCACTGCTACTTCCAAGCCATCAGGCACAACCAGCTTCGCTCGACTGGAGTGGTCAGATGGACAACACGTTGTTGCAAGCCCAATTGCTTTCAGCTGGACATGA
- the LOC101264002 gene encoding protein arginine N-methyltransferase 2 translates to MADGEALCEAARNGEISSIKSLIDSGGDVTYFDKDGLTPLMHAAKHGHAEVVKALLDASAPWNALTPSNVSAGDFAMDAGHQEAFDVLLNTAIQAELILGTIARKDNAKGNSDGNYLDDRVTFSEDKIMDSDSKAIMMAWEKPLMEAHAKAVCSNGGHILNIGFGMGLVDTAIQQYSPLSHTIIEAHPEVYDRMMRAGWGEKENVKIIFGRWQDVISKLETYDGIFFDTYGEYYEDMREFHQHLPRLLKPGGIYSFFNGLCGGNPFFHIVYCQLVSLELESLGYSTQLIPLPVKDCLGESVWEGVKQKYWQLDTYYLPVCQSMSESE, encoded by the exons ATGGCCGACGGCGAAGCACTCTGCGAAGCAGCTCGGAATGGTGAAATCAGCAGTATTAAATCTCTGATTGATTCCGGCGGCGATGTCACCTACTTTGACAAAGACGGACTTACTCCGCTGATGCACGCCGCCAAGCACGGCCATGCCGAGGTCGTAAAGGCTCTCCTTGATGCTAGTGCCCCATGGAATGCCCTGACCCCTTCCAATGTCTCCGCCGGCGACTTCGCCATGGATGCTGGTCATCAAGAGGCTTTTGACGTTCTTCTCAATACCG CAATCCAGGCAGAATTGATCCTTGGAACAATTGCAAGGAAGGACAATGCTAAGGGGAACTCAGATGGGAACTATTTAGATGATAGAGTCACTTTTAGTGAAGATAAAATTATGGACTCTGATAGTAAGGCTATTATGATGGCTTGGGAGAAGCCATTGATGGAAGCTCATGCGAAAGCTGTCTGCTCAAATGGTGGTCACATACTGAACATTGGATTTGGGATGGGCCTTGTAGATACAGCCATACAACAATATTCACCTTTATCACACACTATTATTGAAGCTCATCCAGAGGTCTATGATCGTATGATGCGCGCAGGTTGGGGTGAGAAGGAGAATGTGAAAATCATATTTGGTCGGTGGCAAGATGTCATTTCTAAACTTGAAACCTATGATG GAATATTTTTTGATACTTATGGGGAGTATTATGAAGATATGCGGGAATTTCATCAACATCTTCCTAGATTATTGAAGCCAGGTggtatatattcattttttaatggTCTATGTGGAGGTAATCCCTTCTTTCATATCGTATACTGTCAGCTAGTCTCTCTAGAACTTGAGAGCTTGGGATATTCTACGCAGCTGATACCATTACCAGTGAAGGATTGTTTAGGTGAATCTGTGTGGGAGGGTGTTAAACAGAAGTACTGGCAGTTAGATACGTATTACCTTCCTGTTTGTCAGTCTATGAGCGAATCAGAATGA
- the LOC101264319 gene encoding uncharacterized protein — protein MASHFDRWEKDPFFSAAEEVQESADRMESTYRTWIHALKDTSGSWNCDALRRDLRTTLGTAKWQLEEFDRAVRSSYNSKSADDARDRHHEFFIAIDNQIRKVEKSLNESAVSQGKPPLPWVRLDEGEVDELAAFLSGPSTSSAGITHAKVHGVELQVPKWEENVNQSLLECSQNPPHSEEGVLGEAIDEKFLGHRRTASASADIGAWQIALGNDISIKEPASPPRRIPSYQGLLNAVESVKELKWPKNGYRKLKFNQEADNTLPRSQPPTRNTNTCYDRNKSCLDGCDDCYDKQLYGWYGAVQRQLQRSQYYMQYRRPVRIVFSVFLLIFLIVLVAVRTI, from the exons ATGGCGTCGCATTTTGATAGGTGGGAGAAAGATCCGTTCTTTTCAGCTGCAGAAGAGGTTCAAGAATCTGCCGACAG AATGGAATCAACTTATAGGACGTGGATTCATGCATTGAAAGATACTTCTGGTAGTTGGAATTGTGATGCGCTTCGCAGGGACCTTAGAACTACCCTTGGCACTGCTAAATGGCAG CTGGAGGAATTTGACCGGGCAGTCAGATCGAGCTACAATAGTAAATCTGCTGACGATGCAAGAGATAGACACCATGAATTTTTTATTGCAATCGACAATCAAATTAGGAAAGTTGAGAAATCTCTTAATGAATCAGCTGTTTCACAAGGCAAACCACCACTTCCATGGGTGCGGTTGGATGAGGGAGAAGTCGATGAACTTGCTGCATTTCTCTCTGGCCCATCCACCTCTTCTGCAGGCATAACCCATGCAAAAGTACATGGAGTGGAGCTGCAAGTTCCCAAGTGGGAAGAGAATGTAAATCAATCACTTCTTGAGTGTTCCCAGAATCCTCCTCATTCGGAGGAAGGTGTTCTAGGTGAGGCCATAGACGAGAAGTTTTTAGGCCATCGGAGAACAGCAAGTGCTAGTGCTGACATTGGTGCATGGCAGATTGCACTTGGCAATGATATTTCCATCAAAGAACCTGCATCCCCTCCTCGCAGAATACCAAGTTACCAGGGATTGTTGAATGCCGTGGAATCTGTTAAGGAGTTAAAATGGCCCAAGAATGGTTACCGGAAGTTGAAGTTCAATCAAGAAGCTGACAATACATTGCCGCGTTCTCAGCCACCAACAAGG AACACAAACACATGCTATGATAGGAATAAGAGTTGCCTTGATGGTTGTGATGATTGTTATGATAAGCAACTGTATGGTTGGTATGGTGCCGTTCAGCGCCAGCTGCAAAGATCTCAGTATTACATGCAATATCGTCGACCTGTTCGAATAGTTTTCTCAGTGTTTCTTCTCATTTTCCTGATTG TTCTAGTGGCAGTCCGGACAATCTGA
- the LOC101264925 gene encoding protein TRIGALACTOSYLDIACYLGLYCEROL 5, chloroplastic isoform X2, translating into MVMTNFTGTGIGVGAGIGCGFGVGWGFGGMPLNFLGLGVGGGCGIGVGLGWGFGSAFGSQYRNSRVTFDGTDFINKERSEERDLKDPAKGTGKALSSQ; encoded by the exons ATGGTGATGACAAACTTCACTGGAACTGGTATCGGTGTTG GTGCTGGCATTGGTTGCGGATTCGGTGTAGGATGGGGTTTCGGAG GcatgcctttgaatttcttggGTCTTGGTGTAG GTGGTGGCTGTGGGATCGGAGTAGGCCTCGGATGGGGATTTGGCTCTGCCTTTGGTAGCCAGTACAGGAACTCTAGAGTTACATTTGACGGCACAGATTTTATCAATAAGGAGCGTAGTGAAGAAAGAGATTTAAAAGATCCAGCCAAAGGCACTGGAAAAGCTCTTTCTTCTCAGTAA
- the LOC101264925 gene encoding protein TRIGALACTOSYLDIACYLGLYCEROL 5, chloroplastic isoform X1 — translation MVMTNFTGTGIGVGMHKCAGIGCGFGVGWGFGGMPLNFLGLGVGGGCGIGVGLGWGFGSAFGSQYRNSRVTFDGTDFINKERSEERDLKDPAKGTGKALSSQ, via the exons ATGGTGATGACAAACTTCACTGGAACTGGTATCGGTGTTGGTATGCATAAAT GTGCTGGCATTGGTTGCGGATTCGGTGTAGGATGGGGTTTCGGAG GcatgcctttgaatttcttggGTCTTGGTGTAG GTGGTGGCTGTGGGATCGGAGTAGGCCTCGGATGGGGATTTGGCTCTGCCTTTGGTAGCCAGTACAGGAACTCTAGAGTTACATTTGACGGCACAGATTTTATCAATAAGGAGCGTAGTGAAGAAAGAGATTTAAAAGATCCAGCCAAAGGCACTGGAAAAGCTCTTTCTTCTCAGTAA
- the LOC101265433 gene encoding uncharacterized protein: MAFLFHKFQEGVKILAKSPTFARESRLLQFEADINLLFLYTSYNRLGRNAEEADAEEIIDMANKASLDDQQKQVHENVHSQVTNFCSYMDDILLLDQKVKDNQATSPATLHFSPRSSGLGLAVDGNSLAQDRIAVPETKTLHRTEVSQRLKDLMGYTLEVKPSQIPHEDAGKGLFLQGEANIGSVIAFYPGVVYPPAYYRYIPGYPRVDAQNPHLITRYDGTMINAQPWGAGGECRELWDWTSSPEPKCTMQAGEKGSDLDGTDVGGNLEVFERRNPLAFAHFANHPAKGMVPNVMVYPYDFPLLEEDMRPYIPNVSFGNDEETETSKFGSFRFIKMWKSNNNESKVPVLKTLLLVATRAICDEEVMLNYRLSNSEHIPSWYTPVDEED; the protein is encoded by the exons ATGGCTTTCCTCTTCCACAAATTTCAAGAG GGAGTGAAAATTCTTGCTAAAAGCCCCACTTTTGCTAGAGAATCGAGGCTTCTTCAGTTCGAAGCTGACATAAATCTACTATTCCTTTACACCAG TTACAACCGTTTAGGAAGGAATGCCGAAGAAGCTGATGCAGAGGAGATTATTGATATGGCTAACAAAGCCTCATTAGACGATCAACAGAAGCAAGTTCATGAGAATGTGCATTCTCAGGTTACAAACTTTTGCAGCTATATGGATGACATATTACTCCTGGATCAAAAGGTCAAAGACAATCAGGCCACATCACCAGCAACACTACATTTTTCTCCTCGTAGTAGTGGCCTTGGTCTTGCTGTTGATGGGAATTCTCTAGCACAAGACCGCATTG CCGTACCTGAAACCAAGACACTGCACCGCACAGAAGTTTCACAGAGGTTAAAAGATCTTATGGGCTACACTCTCGAGGTCAAACCATCTCAAATTCCTCATGAGGATGCTGGAAAGGGTTTATTCTTACAAGGTGAAGCCAATATTGGTTCTGTCATAGCATTCTATCCTGGAGTAGTCTACCCTCCAGCATATTACCGCTATATTCCTGGGTACCCTAGAGTTGATGCCCAAAATCCACATCTGATCACACGGTATGATGGGACTATGATCAATGCTCAGCCCTGGGGTGCTGGTGGTGAATGTCGTGAATTATGGGATTGGACCAGTTCTCCTGAACCTAAGTGCACTATGCAAGCTGGTGAAAAAGGTTCTGACCTAGATGGAACAGACGTTGGAGGCAACCTTGAAGTGTTTGAGAGGAGAAACCCTCTAGCCTTTGCTCATTTCGCCAACCACCCAGCCAAAGGCATGGTCCCCAATGTAATGGTATACCCTTATGATTTCCCCCTGCTTGAGGAGGACATGAGACCCTATATACCTAATGTTTCATTTGGAAACGATGAAGAAACAGAGACTAGTAAATTTGGCAGCTTTAGGTTCATCAAAATGTGGAAGTCCAACAACAATGAATCAAAAGTCCCCGTTCTGAAGACACTTCTTCTTGTGGCTACTAGGGCAATTTGTGATGAAGAGGTTATGTTGAACTACAGACTGAGCAATTCAGAGCACATACCGTCATGGTATACTCCAGTAGATGAAGAGGACTAA
- the LOC101256178 gene encoding uncharacterized protein, giving the protein MNISLKKKEKIPIPTMPSLGEKCCYNNHLGCFFCIMKETNSSIRSNGIKNYFKKMHLIDEDQELVLVLSGLWTMAMSQPNDKELPSLGIFECMASLINKGINQKSWLQKDQNIYIPYYASHIIGSYTMNNVEFAIKALDCGVLVPLLDLLRGNMTWVEQRVAIRAIGHLASYEKTFKSVAIYEEEIVKLAMNLASTCLDVVYKEFVGVKDLNMRLKYHCDLLTRGVGGLEMENSKAEEWASQLQCWSLHLLNCFAIKQRCLNIICEQSFLKELSEMWGGLANDSSPGGVGLIRVLCYNKDGRRCIAESKDVIKNLCNLARSSDDWQYMGIDCLLLLLADSGTRYKVLQVASMCLVDLIELRTLGGRSNVGNTITRTLLSDFKQRKVKIKNTGVQQVLEEIWGLKVDRKKREQNMSDEKLEEKRVMVSLMKQQGNNSFWLGKIEEAMMKYSEALELCPLRFRKERIVLYSNRAQCKLLLGEANDAISDTTKALSLSSPTNSHAKSLWRRSQAYDMKGLAKESLMDCIMFVNCCFKMDHTSLSSSSSSMKKNMRIPYYAVRMINKQMESTWLFKNAQLKTFVDLSEKTNQPHDDMRATRILLQKKGFIKGLSSISEEPQLIEKGEFSRRNHEIKDREKQKNEFTQSV; this is encoded by the exons ATGAATATTTCTctcaagaaaaaagaaaaaattccaATTCCCACCATGCCTAGTTTGGGTGAGAAATGTTGCTATAATAACCATTTAGGTTGTTTCTTTTGCATAATGAAGGAAACAAATTCATCAATTAGAAGCAATGGAATAAAAAActactttaaaaaaatgcatttgATTGATGAAGATCAAGAACTTGTGCTAGTGTTAAGTGGCCTTTGGACTATGGCAATGTCACAACCAAATGACAAAGAGCTTCCATCTTTAGGCATTTTTGAATGCATGGCAAGTCTAATCAACAAAGGTATAAATCAAAAATCTTGGCttcaaaaagatcaaaatatttatattcctTATTATGCTTCTCATATTATTGGTTCTTATACTATGAACAATGTTGAGTTTGCTATTAAAGCATTAGATTGTGGTGTTTTAGTCCCATTATTGGATCTTTTAAGAGGGAATATGACTTGGGTTGAACAAAGAGTGGCTATTAGAGCAATTGGTCATTTAGCAAGCTATGAAAAGACATTCAAAAGTGTAGCAATTTATGAAGAAGAAATTGTGAAATTAGCCATGAATTTGGCTTCAACATGCCTTGATGTTGTGTACAAAGAGTTTGTTGGTGTGAAGGATTTGAATATGAGATTGAAATATCATTGTGATTTGTTGACTAGAGGAGTTGGAGGACTAGAAATGGAAAATAGTAAAGCTGAGGAATGGGCTAGTCAACTTCAATGTTGGAGTTTACATCTTTTAAATTGCTTTGCAATCAAACAAAGGTGTTTAAATATCATTTGTGAGCAAAGTTTTTTGAAGGAGTTAAGTGAAATGTGGGGTGGATTGGCTAATGATTCTTCACCAGGAGGGGTTGGATTAATTAGAGTTTTGTGTTATAATAAAGATGGAAGAAGATGTATTGCTGAATCAAAGGATGTAATCAAGAATCTTTGTAATCTTGCAAGATCTTCAGATGATTGGCAATATATGGGAATAGATTGTCTACTTCTACTTCTCGCCGATTCAG GTACAAGGTACAAAGTTCTTCAAGTGGCTTCCATGTGTCTTGTTGATTTAATTGAACTTAGGACTCTTGGAGGCAGATCAAATGTTGGTAATACAATCACAAGAACTCTTTTATCAGATTTCAAACAAAGAAAG GTGAAAATCAAGAATACCGGTGTTCAACAAGTGCTTGAAGAAATATGGGGTTTGAAAGTAGATAGGAAGAAAAGGGAGCAAAATATGAGTGATGAGAAACTTGAAGAGAAAAGGGTAATGGTGAGTTTGATGAAACAACAAGGGAACAATAGTTTTTGGTTAGGGAAAATTGAAGAAGCAATGATGAAATATAGTGAGGCTTTGGAGTTATGTCCATTAAGatttagaaaagaaagaatTGTGCTTTATAGCAATAGAGCACAATGTAAATTGTTATTAGGAGAGGCTAATGATGCAATTAGTGATACAACTAAAGCTTTATCACTTTCATCTCCAACTAATTCACATGCCAAAAGCCTTTGGAGAAGATCACAAGCATATGATATGAAAGGATTAGCTAAAGAGAGCTTGATGGATTGTATTATGTTTGTTAATTGTTGCTTTAAAATGGATCATacttcattatcatcatcatcatcatcaatgaagaaaaatatgagaATCCCTTATTATGCTGTTAGAATGATCAACAAACAAATGGAGTCAACTTGGTTATTTAAAAATGCACAATTGAAGACTTTTGTTGATCTTAGTGAAAAAACAAATCAACCACATGATGACATGAGAGCTACAAGAATTCTTTTGCAAAAGAAGGGTTTCATTAAAG ggCTTTCTAGTATATCAGAAGAACCTCAGTTGATTGAAAAGGGTGAATTTAGTAGGAGAAATCATGAAATTAAGGACAGGGAAAAACAGAAAAATGAATTCACTCAGTCAGTGTAG